In Mustelus asterias chromosome 16, sMusAst1.hap1.1, whole genome shotgun sequence, one DNA window encodes the following:
- the LOC144505448 gene encoding arylsulfatase I-like — MAVYTLTGFSLVSLLSFGYLSWDWMKAGSSGRKVPAPAGDGAKEKPHIIFILADDLGYHDIGYHNSDIRTPTMDRLAAEGVQLENYYIQPICTPSRSQLITGRYQIHTGLQHSIIRPRQPNCLPLDQVTLPQKLQEAGYSTHMIGKWHLGFYKKECLPTRRGFDTFFGTLTGSTDYYTYDNCDGPGVCGFDLHDGENVAWEYTGKYSTSLYAQKVTKILASHSPKEPLFIYVAFQAVHTPLQSPKEYIYQYRSFGNVARRKYAAMVTCMDEAIKNITLALKKYGYYDNSILIFSTDNGGQPFWGGSNWPLRGRKGTYWEGGIRGIGFVHSPLIKKKRRVSKSLVHITDWYPTLVSLARGNITVSPPLDGYNLWSTISEGKKSPRTEILHNIDPLHSHAKFGSWEEGYSLWNTAIQAAIRVGNWKLLTGDPGYSDWIPLQTLPTLPGSWWNLERQRAGHRRSVWLFNITADPYEREEISGKHPRVVKRLLSRLAYYDSTAIPVRYPAEDPRANPELNGGAWGPWASEDDEEQREKSTVKHKSRKKPCKICKLKSFFKKLNTRIMSNRI; from the exons ATGGCTGTGTACACTCTGACCGGCTTTTCTCTGGTGAGTTTGCTGTCCTTCGGTTACTTGTCCTGGGACTGGATGAAAGCCGGGTCGAGCGGCAGGAAGGTGCCAGCCCCGGCGGGCGACGGTGCCAAGGAGAAGCCCCACATCATCTTCATCCTGGCCGACGACCTGGGCTACCACGACATCGGATACCACAATTCAGACATCCGCACCCCCACCATGGACCGCCTGGCTGCCGAGGGGGTCCAACTGGAGAATTACTACATCCAACCCATCTGTACCCCATCCAGGAGTCAGCTCATTACAGGGAG GTACCAGATACATACGGGTCTCCAGCACTCCATCATTCGTCCAAGGCAACCCAACTGCTTGCCGCTTGATCAGGTGACCCTGCCGCAGAAGCTGCAGGAAGCTGGCTACTCCACCCACATGATTGGGAAATGGCACCTGGGCTTCTATAAGAAGGAGTGCTTGCCCACCAGGAGGGGCTTCGACACGTTCTTTGGCACGCTGACTGGCAGCACGGACTACTACACCTACGACAACTGTGACGGCCCGGGGGTCTGTGGCTTTGACCTTCATGACGGAGAGAACGTGGCGTGGGAGTACACTGGGAAATATTCCACATCCCTCTACGCCCAGAAGGTGACTAAGATCCTGGCCTCGCACAGCCCCAAGGAGCCTCTGTTCATCTACGTGGCTTTCCAGGCCGTGCACACTCCCCTGCAGTCGCCGAAGGAATACATCTatcagtacaggtccttcggaaACGTGGCTCGGAGGAAGTACGCAGCCATGGTCACCTGTATGGACGAAGCCATCAAGAACATTACCCTGGCCCTCAAGAAATACGGCTACTACGACAACAGCATCCTCATCTTCTCGACTGATAATGGAGGGCAGCCTTTCTGGGGGGGCAGCAACTGGCCTCTCCGAGGCCGCAAGGGCACCTATTGGGAAGGTGGCATCAGAGGCATTGGGTTCGTCCACAGCCCTTTGATCAAGAAGAAACGACGGGTGAGCAAATCACTCGTGCACATCACCGACTGGTACCCCACCCTGGTGTCACTGGCACGGGGCAACATCACGGTGAGCCCCCCGCTCGATGGCTACAATCTGTGGTCCACCATCAGCGAAGGCAAGAAGTCCCCCCGGACCGAGATCCTACACAACATTGACCCATTGCACAGCCACGCCAAGTTCGGCTCCTGGGAGGAAGGGTACAGCCTCTGGAACACTGCCATCCAGGCTGCCATCCGGGTGGGCAATTGGAAACTACTGACCGGGGACCCAGGGTACAGCGACTGGATCCCGCTGCAGACATTGCCCACGCTGCCCGGGAGCTGGTGGAACCTGGAGAGGCAGAGGGCGGGCCACCGGAGATCGGTGTGGCTCTTCAACATCACGGCGGACCCTTATGAGCGCGAGGAGATCTCCGGCAAGCACCCCCGGGTGGTCAAGCGGCTGCTGTCCCGGCTAGCCTATTACGACAGCACCGCCATTCCGGTGAGGTATCCGGCTGAGGACCCCCGAGCTAACCCGGAACTCAACGGGGGGGCCTGGGGGCCCTGGGCTAGCGAGGACGACGAGGAGCAACGGGAGAAGAGCACGGTGAAACACAAGAGCAGGAAAAAGCCTTGCAAGATCTGCAAGCTGAAATCGTTCTTTAAGAAACTGAACACAAGAATAATGTCCAACAGGATATAG